The sequence atattgatagGTAATATGAGTACAATTATtgatgaaaaaagaataaagaaacatacaaggtgttcatgatgatgaacacagAAAAGCACTAACATTAACGCCACAAAACTTATCAATGTACCAATGCAAAAGAGAgagttgattcaagttgagGGAACAAAAATGGATAGAGGAAGGCCAAAAGTGACATTAATATAAGTAGTCAAAATTGACATGTCAATAAGGAATTAACAAAGTATGACTTTGGATAGAATGAACATTGCTTCCATTAATGCACCAGTGAGAAAGAATGGTATCACTTTTATCAAAAAGtttgtcaaaatatttttccatCTCTCTTTAATCTGCTCTTCTTTTACTAACACTCTTTGATCTTCATCTTTAATGCACTTAACACCATTCAAGTCTCTTGGTTGCATTTCCCTTGTCCTAGCAAGTGTACCACAACTCAACCTCCTCAGTAGAAATGAACTAGATGGAGCCAAAACGCCAGAATTTCTACAAATTCCTATAAAGTACATGCAcctttcaaaaaagaagaagaagaatatctACAATGGCACAGTTGAACTCTAAACATAACAGGAACAAGGAGCAACCTTAATCTACAAAACCCAGAAATCAGGACACTTCCATAAGgtcaaacaaagaaaatcaaacagATGGTAACATacacatgaaaatatttttttctatttcctaCCCATATCTTCTCTATAAAAGTCTTGCTTTACAAATATGATGCACAGACCCAactcaaaatgaagaaaagcatAAGGTCAAATAGATTGTCTATTATCACAATTATGAAGCCCAAGGTCTAAGAATATGATCATCCACTAGAACTAGAAGACATCATGCAAGGGCGACAAAGAGTCATCATACTCATAAGACAAGACCTGCAGAAAGCATCTTTACCTCCTCACCTCCAAATAGGTTTGTATAGTGTTCCAGATGGATAACAAACTTGCATTTGATGTAAATTCAGAAGGTACATTCATTTATTCCAAATAATGCATAATTACCCTTAAGGGATACTGAAAGCAtcttaaatatatgaaaaattcaaTAGAAACCAGTTAAAAATCTAGACCCTAGCATACAGGACTATCATTGACTGAAATGCATGAGTGGCACTACACCAAGTAAAACAATTCATAAATGAGTTTAGATAGAAAATACACAAAAGAAGTTCATTATCATGTGATGTTGTCAAATGTGGTGACTCTTCAAGTCTCCATATAAACTATAAACTATACTTCATCTTAAACAGAACATGAACAGATAATACAGTCCAAGAGTGTGCCTCTTGCCTCTGTTTTGAGACACTGAAACTGCTATGCGCAACAAGTAAGTGGGGCAGATGTGGGAGGTTCTATTTGCTTTTATAGGTACTAATAGAAACATGTCTATATGcagcataaataaataaaatgcgACATAGTGAAATCAGTTTAAAACCTGACCTAATTACTGCTGTTGTTGCTGCTGAGGGTTTGGTGGAGGTGGCATATTGGGTCGGGGAGGCCCGAAAACAGGAACAGGCGGCATCCCAGGACGACCAGGTGGCGGTGGTGGACCTCTCATCATCTGACCGGGTGGCGGTGGCCCCATTGGCCTCTGACCAAAATGCGGCGGCGGGGGAACCTGGAACTGTGGCCTGGCTGCACCAAACTGGCCCTGACCCTGTGGCATAGGCATTCCCCGCATcataggaggaggaggaggaggaggaccACCTTGTCCAGGGTATGCCGGGGGCCGCATCACAGGGGGTGTAGGGTAAGTCATTGGAGGCGCAGAGAGCTGCGGCCGTGCCATCTGAGGCTGCATCATATTAGGCGCAGGCCCACCAACTCCACGGACAGGACCGGCAAGGCCTGGCTGAGCCTGAATTAAGGGTGCAGTTGGAATACCTCGGCCAGCAGCACGGCCAAGGCCAGGTCCGGCCAGTGCAGCAGCATTAGCAGCCTTTGCACGGGACTCTTCGGGTGGAGGTGGGCCCTCAACAGTCATGGAAATGACCTCTTCGCCGCGGAGGAGGACGAGGCCGAGAGTGCGGCGGTCCTCGCGCTCTTCGTTGTTGTTGCTTCTCTTGCCTTTGGCAGGAGGAAGCTTGCGGAACTCTTCGCAGTCGCCCAATACGAGGTTCATGTGGCGATCGAAGGCCATGAACTTGCCCACTAACTGCCGCCCGTCTTGGATTGTGACGCGCATACGGTAGTTGATGTACTGGAGCATCTTCGAGCTCTTCGACATCGACATTTTTAGCTACACAGGGTTTCGCCCTAACACCTCCTCCTCCCTCcctgcttctctctctctctctcttttttttttttgaagttgcttcactctctctctctctctactcacTACTCTAGAATCTATATGTAGATGGGTGTTACTCCTCGACTCCTTTTATATTCGGGGTTTTTGGGTTGGGGTTTTAGATTTCGCTTCCCAAGcttaaaatgtaaataatagGGTAAAATTCATGTTTTCTCCTGGACTATAGCCTCCCTAAATTATTAGGGTGTAacaccttctttttttcttttttttcttttccttcttagTTCATGAcacaaattgatttttttgtgtaTGTAAGGCTTGaaccccccctttttttttaggtcTAGATGCTAATTGGTTTTTTGTGTATTTAAGgttcaaacatttttttagatataatcACAACACGTTGCTATCCCTGCAACTTGAATCATTTCCCCCTTGAACCACGATTTTGAAACCTAGACTGAACCAAATATCGAAGCGAATCAACCGAGAATCGGTTATCACTCTGATTTTTTAAACGAAGAAA comes from Castanea sativa cultivar Marrone di Chiusa Pesio chromosome 3, ASM4071231v1 and encodes:
- the LOC142628122 gene encoding uncharacterized protein LOC142628122 → MSMSKSSKMLQYINYRMRVTIQDGRQLVGKFMAFDRHMNLVLGDCEEFRKLPPAKGKRSNNNEEREDRRTLGLVLLRGEEVISMTVEGPPPPEESRAKAANAAALAGPGLGRAAGRGIPTAPLIQAQPGLAGPVRGVGGPAPNMMQPQMARPQLSAPPMTYPTPPVMRPPAYPGQGGPPPPPPPMMRGMPMPQGQGQFGAARPQFQVPPPPHFGQRPMGPPPPGQMMRGPPPPPGRPGMPPVPVFGPPRPNMPPPPNPQQQQQQ